A single region of the Pararge aegeria chromosome 18, ilParAegt1.1, whole genome shotgun sequence genome encodes:
- the LOC120631786 gene encoding adult-specific cuticular protein ACP-20-like, with protein MKAFITFLFLTASVLAEPEPSKVVQKRSGLVGHYGGAVLGHGVGLGHIGGGYSSGGYIGGGYGYGGLGGLGGGLALSSGAVGIGSGIGGVGTIVGADVHTTVTKHIGVPVPAPYPVAVDRPFPVPVKVAVPYPVDRPYAVPVPRPYPVAVEKHVAVPVDRPVPVPVPHAVPYPVVKQVGVPVPAPYPVPVARPVAVPVAQPVPVGIVKSVYSSGLSSGLLGSGYYGSGYLGGGGIHGGHFGGHLGGHLGGHLHSKIW; from the exons ATGAAGGCTTTT ATCACATTCCTGTTCTTGACTGCCTCGGTTCTGGCGGAGCCTGAGCCGAGTAAAGTCGTGCAGAAGCGCAGCGGTCTCGTCGGCCATTACGGAGGAGCTGTCCTGGGCCACGGCGTCGGCTTGGGTCACATAGGTGGTGGCTACAGCAGCGGAGGCTACATCGGCGGCGGATATGGATATGGCGGTCTAG GGGGACTTGGCGGTGGCTTAGCTCTGTCTTCAGGCGCAGTAGGGATCGGCTCCGGAATTGGCGGAGTTGGCACAATCGTTGGCGCAGACGTCCACACCACTGTGACCAAGCATATCGGAGTGCCCGTACCAGCACCGTACCCTGTAGCTGTCGACAGACCTTTTCCAGTTCCAGTGAAG GTGGCTGTCCCGTACCCAGTAGACCGCCCCTACGCTGTTCCTGTCCCAAGACCGTACCCAGTGGCAGTCGAGAAACACGTCGCCGTACCAGTTGACAGACCAGTTCCGGTGCCAGTACCCCACGCCGTACCGTACCCAGTTGTCAAGCAG GTCGGCGTACCCGTACCAGCACCATACCCAGTACCAGTAGCAAGACCAGTAGCCGTACCAGTGGCGCAACCAGTCCCAGTGGGCATCGTCAAATCTGTCTACAGCTCTGGATTATCATCAGGTCTCCTCGGCTCAGGTTACTACGGCTCCGGATACCTCGGCGGCGGTGGCATCCACGGTGGACATTTTGGTGGACACCTTGGAGGGCACTTGGGGGGACATCTGCACTCCAAAATCTGGTAA